In Zingiber officinale cultivar Zhangliang chromosome 6A, Zo_v1.1, whole genome shotgun sequence, a single genomic region encodes these proteins:
- the LOC121994897 gene encoding RNA-binding protein asd-2-like: MGVLRASSPGWGGTLGLAKRLVKKVVRLDVPVDKYPSYNFVGRLLGPCGDSLKRVEASTQCRVYIRGRGSMKDSIMEESLRDKPGYEHLNEPLHILLEVEFTPGIIDARLNQVVATLEDLLKPVDESMDYYKKQQLRELAILNDTLREESPQMSPQTFRELAHQETVAKECLAGFGCPNGCECPDDESLSWGSTSLDKEGTESGVKLVISQVAGSTTDARLGQGRGEKVDGYRSRKIGAALRSRAETREDGASGDGRGLATSGCGLVAFGRGDDETTMTDEVAVTDDGGNVEQRYVREWHRGRDYRGRKGIRK; the protein is encoded by the exons ATGGGGGTCCTCCGAGCATCAAGTCCAGGCTGGGGTGGAACTCTTGGACTTGCTAAACGTCTTGTAAAGAAAGTTGTGAGACTAGATGTTCCTGTTGACAAGTATCCAAGT tacaactttgttGGTCGTTTACTGGGACCATGTGGGGACTCCTTAAAAAGAGTTGAAGCTTCAACTCAATGCAGGGTTTATATACGAGGTCGAGGTTCAATGAAGGATTCTATAAtg GAAGAAAGCTTACGGGATAAACCTGGATATGAACACTTAAACGAACCACTGCACATACTATTGGAGGTAGAATTTACACCAGGCATAATTGATGCTCGCTTAAACCAAGTTGTTGCCACCCTTGAAGATCTTCTGAAACCTGTG GATGAGTCAATGGACTACTACAAGAAGCAACAACTCAGGGAGTTGGCCATACTCAATGACACGTTGAGGGAAGAGAGTCCACAAATGAGCCCACAAACGTTCAGGGAGTTGGCCCATCAGGAAACAGTT gcaaaagagtgcctagcagGTTTTGGATGTCCGAACGGCTGCGAGTGTCCAGATGACGAGAGCTTAAGTTGGGGTTCGACATCGTTGGACAAGGAGGGGACAGAATCAGGAGTTAAATTGGTGATTTCCCAAGTAGCAGGGTCAACAACTGATGCCCGCttgggacaaggaagag GGGAAAAAGTCGACGGCTACAGATCGCGCAAAATAGGGGCGGCACTGAGGTCTAGGGCAGAAACACGAGAGGATGGGGCGAGCGGCGATGGTCGTGGGCTAGCCACATCTGGTTGTGGACTAGTTGCGTTTGGACGAGGCGATGATGAGACTACGATGACCGACGAGGTGGCTGTGACCGACGATGGTGGCAATGTTGAGCAGAGATACGTGAGGGAGTGGCATCGGGGCAGAGACTACAGAGGAAGAAAAGGAATTCGGAAATGA